TCCTATTTCTGATTTTGGAGGTTGGGGAGTGAGGCTCTCAAAAAAATATGGTAAAGCTTTTATTACCGGAAATAATGAAATTATATTTTTAAAACTGAAAAATGGTAAAAAAAGATCGTTTACTATTAGGAATAAAGAAAAAATTTTAGACTTTTTTAATGAGAATAAAATATCTTTTATAAATAATAAATGAAATTATCCCTCATATGTACTTCAAGTAAAAACTAACAATCAATATTACTTATTGTACATCTTTCTTACTTCCCCCTCCTAAATCAACATTAAATAATTGATATCCCACACCAAACCCAAACCACAAATTACCATTATTTCTCCACTGATAATGTTTCTGATTATTAATTTGATCCACACCACAATAAATTCCAGCTTGAACCTTTTTATATTGTAGCATCACTCCAGTAAACATAGTTAAAGTTGCAGCATTTATATTCTCGTCCGCTCCGATTCCTAAAGAATTATTTGAATTCAGTTCTACACTTCCTAATCCTGCACCAATCTGTATATAATAATCTGTTGAATAAAATTTCCCTACTCTCCAATTTAATGTTGAACTCAAATTAAATTGTGCTTCAAATGTTTTTTCATCTTGAGGTCGGAATTTAAATGGTAAGGTTAATATCCCAACTGAGAAACGATCTGGAACCTCTGCTATTTTTTCAGCTTTGGCTAGAAACTCTTCTTTAGAGACATAAAAAAGTTTATAGTTATAATAACTCGCTTTAGATATTGATCCTTCAGATTCTTTAAATGGAGGATCAACTTTCAGCCCTATAGTATTACCTGAAATATCTACAATTTTATACTTTACTCCATCTTCCAAATAATTCGGATTATTTGTATCCTTATTATATATTTCAGTTTTCTTTACATCAGTACCTGTATGTTTTGCAGGAGCCTTGAAAGTAAATGGTTCCCCAATTTTTATTTCCTGTCCAGAAACCACTTGTGTCCATTCAAAAAGGAACAGCAATAAAATTTTTGTTCTCATGATATTTAGTTTAGTTATTAGAGTAACAAATCTCGGTTTTATTCTAACACAAAAAAATCACACTTTTGTGGTATTTTTAATAAAATTTTGGAAAAGGAAGCCATTAAGTTTTTATTTCAACTGACAAATCTCACAACCTCGTTTAAATGAAAAACTTGTATTTTTATAGGAATGGAAAACACAATTTTACAACCGAGATTTAAGAATTCATCTCATTTCAAAGAATTTTGGACAAAAGGCAACGGAAAGCAGCTTATTGAATTTTCTGGTGCAAAAGTCAGTTTTAATGCTTTTGAGAAATTCGCACCCTATTTTTATCATGTAGATGAAATTGGTGATGAGGTTGTAAGAGAAGTTTATCTTACCAAAAAATTCCATGAAGCTTCTAAAGAAATTGAGCAGTATATCAGAAATGGTATTTCTGAAAATGATGATACACCTGAAAGTGTAAAAAAACTTTTTCTTCAAACCCAAAAAATCCCTGACTGGCTTGATTATGATTTAATTAAATCCGGTGCAGAGTTATGCATGAGAGCTAATCTCGATTCTCTGATTTCTTTAAGAGATTATTGTTTAATTGGTGGTTATGATTACGCTTACCTCAATAAACCTCTGATTGCAACAGAAGCGCTAAAAAAAGGAGCCGTAAAACGTCTTTCAGAAACTTTGGATTTCTGGGTAAATGTTACAAGATATGACGCATTGGAAGTTCATAAGAAAGGATATGAATTTGCCATAAAAACCAGATTAATTCACTCTTATGCCAGAGTTTCCATCAAAAAATATTATAAAAACTGGGATACGGAAAACTGGGGTGAGCCGATCAATTCCTGGGATATGATGGCCACTTATATTGGTTTCAGCCTTGTTTTCTTACATAGTCTTCATAAATTGGGAAATACTTTTTCAGAGAAAGAGGAAAAAGGAATTTTTCACCTTTGGAAATATGTAGGCTATTTACTGGGAATTCCTGAGAGCCTTCTTCCCAACGATAAAAAACAGGCTACAGAATTTTTTTATTTATGGACTTCCATTCAGCCACCTGCTGATAAAGATTCTGTACTTCTGGCTCATTCTCTTCTCAATGAATCGCTGGAAAATCCTATTTTAAAATATCAGTTTCAAAGAAAAAATTTACGTTATCTACATATTTGCTGTACATGGTTTCTATTGGATGATGAAGTTTGCAAGAGGTTACAAATTCCTGATGTTTCTAACAAAAATGTTTTCCCGAAAGCAAAGTGGCTGATCAATAAAATTTATGATAAAATGGTAAGCCGACAAGCCAGAATAAACAAAGGAAATAGGGACCAGATGAAAGTACTGAGTGATTATTTAAAGATTACCCACAACTCAAATTTTCATTAAGCATATCAAAATCCGAACTAACACATTCTTTTAATTTTGAATAAGTTAAGTATGAATACCTTATATTTTCATCACTTAAAAAATGATTTTCTGCAATAAATAATATTAGCTTTTCATTGAGAAATTATGTATTTTTGAGAAATTATAATTATACAGATGAGCAACGCAGACGATAAAAAGAAAGCACTTGCCTTAGTGCTTGAAAAACTAGATAAAACATACGGAAAGGGAACTGTAATGACTTTAGGAGACAGTTCTGTGGATAATACCATTGAAGTAATTCCTTCAGGATCCTTAGGATTAGACATCGCTTTAGGTGTTGGTGGTTATCCAAGAGGAAGAATCATTGAAATCTACGGTCCGGAATCTTCAGGTAAAACAACTTTAACACTTCATGCCATTGCTGAGGCTCAGAAAGCAGGAGGAATTGCTGCATTCATTGATGCTGAACATGCATTCGACAGAACCTACGCTGCCAAGTTAGGAATTGATTTAGAAAACTTAATTATTTCCCAGCCTGATAACGGGGAACAAGCATTAGAAATTGCTGATAACCTTATCCGTTCAGGAGCGATAGATATTGTAGTCATCGACTCAGTAGCTGCACTAACTCCAAAAGCGGAAATTGAAGGAGAAATGGGAGATTCAAAAATGGGTCTTCACGCAAGACTGATGTCTCAGGCATTAAGAAAATTAACGGCTACTATTTCAAGAACAAAATGTACGGTAATCTTCATCAACCAGTTGAGAGAAAAAATCGGAGTAATGTTCGGGAATCCTGAAACAACGACCGGTGGTAATGCTTTGAAGTTTTACGCTTCTGTGAGAATTGATATCAGAAAAGCTTCTGCTCCAATTAAAAACGGAGATGAAGCGATTGGAAGCCGTGTAAAAGTGAAAATTGTGAAAAACAAAGTAGCTCCGCCTTTCAAACAGGCAGAGTTCGATATTATGTACGGTGAAGGAGTTTCTAAAACAGGAGAAATTCTGGACCAGGCCGTAGAACAGGGAATTGTAAAGAAAAGCGGTTCTTGGTTCAGCTATGAAGAAACAAAATTAGGTCAAGGTCGTGATGCGGTGAAAGACGTATTGAAGGACAATCCTGAACTTTCTGAAGAGCTGGAAAATAGAATTAAAGAAGAGATTGCTACTAAAAAATAGTAATCTGTTTGCATAAAAAACCCCGGCGGAGCCAAAGGCTCCGCCGGGGTTTTTTATGCATTTTTGGTAGCGGCGGCAAAGCCGCCGCCACTGCTGAAACTCAATTAAGGTTTATCCTCCGTCAACTCAAATCCCCAGTCTTTTCCTTTTTGAACTGCAGGTATACCTTTTGTCATCCAGACCGGAGCTTTAGCCCCTTTAAGATAATGATCGAAAAACTGCTGTTCACGAATCTGAATATCTTTTCTGTTCTGGCGCTTTATAAGATTATGATCATCACCATTATAGTTCAACAGCCATGCTGGTTTCCCAAGACGTCGCAAAGCTGTAAACATTTCAATTCCCTGATACCAAGGCACAGCTCCATCTTTATCATTACTCATGATCACCACAGGAGTTTTCACCTGATTGATTGTAAAAAGTGGTGAATTTTTAATGTACAATTCAGGTGCTTCCCAAAGGTTTTTCCCTAATCTACTCTGTGATTTTTCATATTGAAATTGACGGTTCATTCCTGAAGACCATCGGATTCCACCATAAGCGGAAGTCATATTAACAACGGGAGCACCACTCCATGCTGCTGCATACATATCCGTATGAGCAATAAGATAGGCAACCTGATAACCTCCCCAGCTTTGTCCCTGAATTCCTATTTTAGTTCCGTCAACCCACGAATTCTGCTTCAGTTTTTCTACTCCGGAATTAATATATTCCATGGCTGATTCTCCGGGAAGTCCATCAACATATGAAATATCAGGAGTAAAAACCAAATATCCATTACTCACGAAATAAGAAATATTCAGTCTTGAAGGTGTTGGAGCCGGAGCTACATATCGATTCAGGTTATCTGAAAGCTTTTCATAGAAATATACAATCATAGGGTATTTTTTATTCGGATCGAAATCTTCCGGTTTATACAAAACTCCTGTAGATGCATTCCCCTTGAATGTTGTCCAGTTTACCAATTCACTCGTTCCCCAGTTATAATTACTTTGTTGCGGATTAGTATTGCTTAATTTTTGTTGTTCAGAAAAATCTGATGTGGCAAAAATATTGGGGGAATCTGTGTATGATTCTTTTACTAAAATATATTCTTCCGCGTTTTTCGCTTTCTGAAGACTTCTGTATCCCCAGATATTCTCCATTTGAATTTTTATAGGATCAGAATTCGACTGAATTTTTGTTTTAAAAATCCCGTTTGCCTTAGTTGTATTATCAAATGCTGATAAATAAATGAGAACTTTACGGTTTATACTTTTAATATCTTTATCTAAATCGTAGGTATCAAATGT
Above is a genomic segment from Chryseobacterium geocarposphaerae containing:
- a CDS encoding oxygenase MpaB family protein, with the protein product MENTILQPRFKNSSHFKEFWTKGNGKQLIEFSGAKVSFNAFEKFAPYFYHVDEIGDEVVREVYLTKKFHEASKEIEQYIRNGISENDDTPESVKKLFLQTQKIPDWLDYDLIKSGAELCMRANLDSLISLRDYCLIGGYDYAYLNKPLIATEALKKGAVKRLSETLDFWVNVTRYDALEVHKKGYEFAIKTRLIHSYARVSIKKYYKNWDTENWGEPINSWDMMATYIGFSLVFLHSLHKLGNTFSEKEEKGIFHLWKYVGYLLGIPESLLPNDKKQATEFFYLWTSIQPPADKDSVLLAHSLLNESLENPILKYQFQRKNLRYLHICCTWFLLDDEVCKRLQIPDVSNKNVFPKAKWLINKIYDKMVSRQARINKGNRDQMKVLSDYLKITHNSNFH
- the recA gene encoding recombinase RecA; translation: MSNADDKKKALALVLEKLDKTYGKGTVMTLGDSSVDNTIEVIPSGSLGLDIALGVGGYPRGRIIEIYGPESSGKTTLTLHAIAEAQKAGGIAAFIDAEHAFDRTYAAKLGIDLENLIISQPDNGEQALEIADNLIRSGAIDIVVIDSVAALTPKAEIEGEMGDSKMGLHARLMSQALRKLTATISRTKCTVIFINQLREKIGVMFGNPETTTGGNALKFYASVRIDIRKASAPIKNGDEAIGSRVKVKIVKNKVAPPFKQAEFDIMYGEGVSKTGEILDQAVEQGIVKKSGSWFSYEETKLGQGRDAVKDVLKDNPELSEELENRIKEEIATKK